A stretch of Roseovarius sp. M141 DNA encodes these proteins:
- the rplB gene encoding 50S ribosomal protein L2, translated as MALKSYKPTTPGQRGLVLIDRSELYKGRPVKSLTEGLSKSGGRNNTGRITSRRRGGGAKRLYRIVDFKRNKFDMAATVERIEYDPNRTAFIALIKYDDGEQTYILAPQRLAIGDRIYSGTKVDIKPGNCMPFSGMPIGTIVHNIEMKPGKGGQIARAAGTYAQFVGRDGGYAQIRLSSGELRLVRQECKATVGAVSNPDNSNQNYGKAGRMRHKGVRPSVRGVVMNPIDHPHGGGEGRTSGGRHPVTPWGKPTKGYRTRNKNKASQKLIIRSRHAKKKGR; from the coding sequence ATGGCACTCAAGTCGTATAAGCCAACGACGCCGGGCCAGCGCGGGCTGGTGCTGATCGACCGTTCGGAGCTGTACAAAGGTCGCCCCGTCAAATCCCTCACCGAGGGTTTGTCGAAATCGGGCGGCCGGAACAACACCGGACGTATCACATCGCGTCGTCGCGGGGGTGGGGCCAAGCGCCTCTACCGGATCGTTGATTTCAAGCGTAACAAATTCGATATGGCGGCCACCGTCGAGCGGATCGAATATGACCCGAACCGGACCGCGTTCATCGCCCTCATCAAGTATGACGATGGCGAGCAGACCTATATCCTCGCGCCTCAGCGCCTGGCCATCGGTGACAGGATCTATTCCGGCACCAAGGTCGACATCAAGCCCGGCAACTGCATGCCGTTTTCGGGCATGCCGATCGGTACCATCGTCCACAACATCGAGATGAAGCCCGGCAAGGGTGGCCAGATCGCACGCGCGGCAGGCACCTATGCCCAGTTCGTCGGTCGTGACGGTGGCTATGCCCAGATCCGCCTCAGCTCGGGCGAGCTGCGTCTGGTTCGCCAGGAATGCAAGGCGACGGTTGGCGCGGTCAGCAACCCCGACAACTCGAACCAGAACTACGGCAAGGCCGGCCGCATGCGTCACAAGGGCGTTCGTCCTTCTGTGCGCGGTGTCGTCATGAACCCGATCGATCACCCGCATGGTGGTGGTGAGGGCCGGACCTCGGGTGGTCGTCACCCGGTGACCCCATGGGGCAAGCCGACCAAGGGCTACCGTACCCGCAACAAGAACAAGGCGTCGCAGAAGCTGATCATCCGCTCGCGTCACGCCAAGAAGAAGGGCCGCTAA
- the rpsL gene encoding 30S ribosomal protein S12 yields MPTIQQLIRKPRQPKVRAQKSQHLQGCPQKRGVCTRVYTTTPKKPNSAMRKVAKVRLTNGFEVISYIPGESHNLQEHSVVLIRGGRVKDLPGVRYHILRGVLDTQGVKDRKQRRSKYGAKRPK; encoded by the coding sequence ATGCCAACGATCCAACAGTTGATCCGCAAGCCGCGGCAGCCAAAAGTAAGAGCGCAGAAATCGCAGCATTTGCAGGGTTGCCCGCAAAAGCGCGGCGTCTGCACACGCGTTTATACCACCACACCGAAGAAGCCGAACTCGGCCATGCGGAAGGTCGCCAAGGTGCGCCTGACCAATGGCTTTGAGGTCATCAGCTACATTCCCGGTGAGAGCCACAACCTGCAGGAACACTCGGTTGTCCTGATCCGCGGGGGCCGTGTAAAAGACCTTCCCGGTGTGCGTTACCACATTCTGCGCGGCGTTCTGGACACCCAGGGTGTCAAAGACCGCAAGCAGCGCCGTTCGAAATATGGCGCGAAGCGCCCGAAGTAA
- the rplD gene encoding 50S ribosomal protein L4 — MKLDMIKLDGSTAGSVDLGEDIFDLDPRADILHRVVRWQRNKAQAGTHKVKTRSEVKYSTKKIYRQKGTGGARHGARSAPIFRGGGIYKGPVVRSHAHDLPKKVRALGLRHALSAKARAGELVIIEDIAGVTKTGTLAKQIKDLGWKRALIIDGTEVNADFAKAARNIDGLDVLPTMGANVYDILKRDTLVITKAGVEALEARFK; from the coding sequence ATGAAACTCGACATGATCAAACTGGACGGCAGCACCGCCGGCTCGGTCGATCTGGGCGAAGACATCTTCGACCTGGACCCGCGCGCCGACATCCTGCACCGCGTCGTCCGCTGGCAGCGTAACAAGGCGCAGGCCGGCACGCACAAGGTGAAAACCCGCTCCGAGGTCAAGTATTCGACCAAGAAGATCTATCGCCAGAAGGGCACCGGCGGCGCACGCCACGGCGCGCGTTCGGCGCCTATCTTTCGCGGGGGTGGCATCTACAAGGGTCCGGTCGTACGCAGCCATGCGCATGATCTGCCCAAGAAGGTCCGCGCACTTGGTCTGCGACACGCCCTGAGCGCCAAGGCGCGCGCAGGCGAGCTGGTGATCATCGAGGATATCGCTGGCGTCACCAAGACCGGCACTCTGGCCAAGCAGATCAAGGATCTGGGCTGGAAGCGCGCGCTGATCATCGACGGCACCGAGGTCAATGCAGACTTCGCCAAGGCCGCCCGCAACATCGACGGTCTGGACGTCCTGCCGACGATGGGCGCAAACGTCTATGACATCCTCAAGCGTGATACTCTGGTCATCACCAAGGCGGGTGTCGAAGCACTGGAGGCACGTTTCAAATGA
- a CDS encoding IS5 family transposase (programmed frameshift) — protein sequence MTRRVLTDAQWAIIKPYCLGKSTDPGQTGRDPRLFVEAVLWIVRTGAQWRELPDEFGKWNSVFKRFRRWVKADAFYHMFRSLASDADLEYAMVDGTIVKVHRSGQGAKGGLLCQAIGRSRGGITTKILALTDALGNLVDFCLMPGQANDLREVDTLIHGLSAGHLLADRAFDADWLRNDLLDRDITPVIPPKSNRKFPAEFDKETYKWRHLIENYFGKLKENRGIAMRSCKTDQSFKAFISIAATLIHTR from the exons TTGACCCGAAGAGTTCTAACCGATGCGCAATGGGCAATCATCAAACCGTATTGTCTGGGGAAATCCACCGATCCGGGGCAAACAGGGCGCGATCCCCGGCTGTTCGTCGAGGCGGTGCTTTGGATCGTTCGCACCGGAGCGCAGTGGCGCGAATTGCCGGACGAGTTTGGCAAATGGAACAGCGTATTCAAGCGGTTCCGCAGGTGGGTCAAAGCAGATGCTTTCTACCATATGTTCAGATCTTTAGCCTCAGACGCCGACCTCGAATACGCAATGGTCGATGGAACTATCGTCAAGGTCCACCGCTCGGGTCAGGGCGCAAAAGGGGGACTCT TGTGCCAGGCCATTGGACGCTCTCGCGGAGGGATAACGACAAAGATACTGGCCCTGACGGATGCGCTCGGCAACCTCGTCGATTTCTGCTTGATGCCCGGACAAGCCAATGACCTGCGCGAGGTCGACACGCTGATCCACGGACTGTCCGCCGGGCACTTGCTGGCGGACAGAGCTTTCGATGCGGACTGGCTGCGCAATGACTTGCTGGATCGCGATATCACCCCGGTCATACCGCCGAAATCCAACCGGAAGTTCCCCGCGGAGTTCGACAAGGAAACCTACAAATGGCGGCACCTGATCGAAAACTACTTTGGTAAACTAAAGGAAAACAGAGGGATAGCCATGCGCTCCTGCAAGACAGATCAGAGCTTCAAAGCCTTCATCTCAATCGCCGCAACTCTCATTCACACAAGGTGA
- the tuf gene encoding elongation factor Tu: MAKEKFDRSKPHVNIGTIGHVDHGKTTLTAAITKYFGDFRAYDQIDGAPEEKARGITISTAHVEYETENRHYAHVDCPGHADYVKNMITGAAQMDGAILVVNAADGPMPQTREHILLGRQVGIPYMVVYMNKVDQVDDEELLELVEMEIRELLSKYEYPGDDIPVIPGSALAAMNGTQPEIGEESIKALMAAVDEYIPTPARAIDQPFLMPVEDVFSISGRGTVVTGRIERGVINVGDEIEIVGIRDTKKTTCTGVEMFRKLLDRGEAGDNIGALLRGVDREGVERGQVLCKPKSVMPHTKFEAEAYILNKEEGGRHTPFFANYRPQFYFRTTDVTGTVMLPEGTEMVMPGDNLRFGVELIAPIAMEEGLRFAIREGGRTVGAGVVSKITE, from the coding sequence ATGGCAAAGGAAAAGTTTGACCGCAGCAAACCGCACGTGAACATCGGGACCATCGGTCACGTTGACCACGGCAAGACCACGCTGACGGCTGCCATCACCAAGTATTTCGGCGACTTCCGCGCATATGACCAGATCGACGGTGCGCCCGAAGAGAAGGCCCGCGGCATCACCATCTCGACCGCGCATGTCGAGTACGAGACCGAGAACCGCCACTACGCCCATGTCGACTGCCCCGGCCACGCCGACTACGTCAAGAACATGATCACCGGTGCTGCCCAGATGGACGGCGCGATCCTGGTTGTGAACGCAGCTGACGGCCCGATGCCGCAGACCCGCGAGCACATCCTGCTGGGCCGCCAGGTGGGTATTCCCTACATGGTCGTCTACATGAACAAGGTTGACCAGGTCGACGACGAAGAGCTGCTGGAACTGGTCGAGATGGAAATCCGCGAGCTGCTCAGCAAGTATGAGTATCCCGGCGACGACATCCCCGTCATCCCCGGCTCGGCGCTGGCAGCAATGAACGGCACTCAGCCTGAAATTGGCGAAGAGTCGATCAAGGCGCTTATGGCCGCCGTTGACGAATATATCCCGACCCCGGCACGTGCCATCGATCAGCCCTTCCTGATGCCGGTCGAGGACGTATTCTCGATCTCCGGTCGTGGCACCGTGGTTACGGGCCGCATCGAGCGCGGCGTGATCAACGTTGGCGACGAAATCGAAATCGTCGGCATCCGCGACACCAAGAAGACGACCTGCACGGGTGTGGAAATGTTCCGCAAGCTGCTGGATCGTGGTGAAGCAGGCGACAACATCGGCGCATTGCTGCGCGGCGTTGACCGTGAAGGTGTCGAGCGTGGTCAGGTTCTGTGCAAGCCCAAGTCGGTTATGCCCCACACCAAGTTCGAAGCCGAGGCATATATCCTGAACAAGGAAGAGGGTGGCCGTCACACGCCGTTCTTTGCCAACTACCGTCCGCAGTTCTATTTCCGCACCACGGACGTGACCGGCACGGTCATGCTGCCCGAAGGCACCGAAATGGTGATGCCGGGTGACAACCTGCGCTTCGGCGTCGAGCTGATCGCCCCCATCGCGATGGAAGAGGGCCTGCGTTTCGCCATCCGTGAGGGCGGCCGTACCGTCGGCGCCGGCGTTGTGTCGAAGATCACTGAATAA
- a CDS encoding 50S ribosomal protein L23, which yields MSAKPEHYDVVRKPIVTEKATMASENGAVVFEVAIDSNKPQIKEAVEALFGVKVKAVNTTITKGKAKRFRGRLGKRADVKKAYVTLEEGNTIDVTTGL from the coding sequence ATGAGCGCGAAACCTGAGCATTACGATGTGGTCCGCAAGCCCATCGTGACCGAAAAGGCCACCATGGCGTCCGAAAACGGCGCAGTGGTCTTCGAGGTCGCGATTGACAGCAACAAGCCGCAGATCAAGGAAGCCGTCGAGGCCCTGTTCGGCGTCAAGGTGAAGGCTGTCAACACGACCATCACCAAGGGCAAGGCCAAGCGTTTCCGCGGTCGTCTGGGCAAGCGCGCCGACGTCAAGAAGGCGTATGTGACGCTGGAAGAAGGCAACACGATCGACGTGACCACCGGTCTCTGA
- a CDS encoding VOC family protein — translation MTEKLKMDYVEFYAPDLEREQGFMNAAFGWDFVEYGPDYRDIQGSGIGGGIERAPLAAPLIVLKAEDLDAALAQVRAAGADITREIFDFPGGRRFEFRAPGGTRMAVWTTAAE, via the coding sequence GTGACTGAAAAGCTGAAGATGGACTATGTCGAATTCTACGCGCCCGATCTGGAGCGCGAGCAGGGGTTCATGAACGCGGCATTTGGCTGGGATTTTGTCGAATACGGGCCTGACTATCGCGATATTCAGGGGTCCGGTATTGGCGGCGGGATTGAACGGGCGCCATTGGCCGCACCGCTGATCGTGTTGAAGGCGGAGGATCTGGACGCGGCATTGGCGCAGGTCAGGGCGGCGGGCGCGGATATCACGCGCGAGATATTTGATTTTCCGGGCGGTCGGCGGTTTGAATTCCGCGCTCCCGGCGGCACGCGCATGGCCGTCTGGACCACCGCAGCAGAGTGA
- the rpsG gene encoding 30S ribosomal protein S7, producing MSRRHAAEKREVLPDAKYGDRVLTKFMNNLMVDGKKSAAERIVYNAMTRVEDKVKRAPIEIFHEALDLIKPSVEVRSRRVGGATYQVPVEVRPERREALAIRWLINASRSRNEHTMEERLAGELLDAVNSRGSAVKKREDTHKMAEANKAFSHYRW from the coding sequence ATGTCCCGTCGTCACGCCGCCGAAAAGCGCGAAGTCCTGCCCGATGCCAAGTATGGCGACCGGGTTCTGACAAAATTCATGAACAACCTGATGGTCGATGGCAAGAAATCTGCCGCCGAGCGTATCGTCTACAACGCGATGACCCGTGTCGAAGACAAGGTCAAGCGCGCCCCGATCGAGATCTTTCACGAGGCGCTCGACCTGATCAAGCCGTCGGTCGAGGTGCGTTCGCGCCGCGTCGGTGGTGCGACCTACCAGGTCCCCGTCGAAGTGCGCCCCGAGCGTCGTGAGGCGCTGGCGATCCGCTGGCTGATCAACGCCAGCCGTTCGCGCAACGAACACACGATGGAAGAACGCCTTGCAGGCGAGCTTCTGGATGCTGTGAACAGCCGCGGCAGCGCCGTCAAAAAGCGCGAAGATACACATAAGATGGCCGAGGCTAACAAAGCTTTCAGCCATTATCGTTGGTAA
- the rpsS gene encoding 30S ribosomal protein S19 has translation MARSVWKGPFVDAYVLKKAEASREGGRNEVIKIWSRRSTILPQFVGLTFGVYNGRKHIPVNVSEDMIGQKFGEYSPTRTYTGHAADKKAKRK, from the coding sequence ATGGCACGTTCTGTATGGAAAGGCCCCTTTGTCGACGCCTACGTCCTGAAAAAGGCCGAAGCGTCGCGTGAGGGCGGTCGTAATGAAGTCATCAAGATATGGTCGCGCCGCTCGACGATCCTGCCCCAGTTCGTGGGCTTGACGTTTGGTGTTTACAACGGTCGCAAGCATATTCCTGTCAACGTCAGCGAAGACATGATCGGTCAGAAGTTCGGTGAATATTCGCCGACACGGACCTACACAGGTCATGCAGCCGACAAAAAAGCGAAGCGGAAGTAA
- the rplC gene encoding 50S ribosomal protein L3 — protein MLRSGVIAKKMGMTRLFMEDGRQVPVTVLQLDKLQVVAQRTADSHGYSAVQLGAGSAKAKRTSQAMRGHFAAAKVEPKRKIAEFRVAPENLIAVGEEITANHYFEGQFVDVCGTSIGKGFAGAMKRHNFKGLEMTHGVSISHRSHGSTGQCQDPGKVFKGKKMAGHMGAARITTQNLQVIKTDADRGLIMVKGAVPGSKGGWVTIKDAVKKPFPENAITPAALKSDAEAAAKAAEEAAAAAAAEEAEAAKAAAEAQAAEEAAAEKEAEAEIAADKAEAGDQSETLDETKKDDEA, from the coding sequence ATGTTGCGCTCTGGCGTTATCGCAAAGAAGATGGGCATGACCCGTCTTTTCATGGAAGACGGGCGGCAGGTGCCTGTCACCGTTCTTCAACTGGACAAACTTCAGGTCGTCGCACAGCGTACGGCTGACAGCCACGGCTATTCCGCGGTGCAGCTGGGCGCAGGCTCGGCCAAGGCCAAGCGGACCTCGCAGGCAATGCGCGGCCACTTCGCCGCCGCCAAGGTGGAGCCCAAGCGCAAGATCGCGGAATTCCGCGTAGCGCCTGAGAACCTGATTGCAGTGGGCGAGGAAATCACCGCCAACCATTACTTCGAAGGTCAGTTCGTGGATGTCTGCGGCACGTCGATCGGTAAGGGTTTTGCCGGTGCCATGAAGCGTCACAACTTCAAGGGTCTGGAAATGACCCACGGTGTTTCGATCAGCCACCGTTCGCACGGCTCCACGGGCCAGTGTCAGGACCCGGGCAAGGTCTTCAAAGGTAAGAAGATGGCCGGTCACATGGGTGCCGCTCGGATCACCACGCAGAACCTGCAGGTGATCAAGACGGACGCTGATCGTGGCCTGATCATGGTCAAGGGCGCTGTTCCCGGCTCCAAAGGTGGTTGGGTGACGATCAAGGACGCGGTGAAAAAGCCGTTCCCCGAGAACGCTATCACGCCCGCCGCGCTGAAATCTGACGCCGAAGCCGCCGCCAAAGCCGCCGAAGAGGCCGCCGCAGCAGCCGCAGCCGAAGAGGCCGAAGCAGCCAAGGCAGCCGCCGAGGCACAAGCCGCCGAGGAAGCCGCAGCCGAGAAAGAGGCCGAGGCCGAAATCGCAGCTGACAAGGCAGAGGCCGGCGACCAGAGCGAGACTCTGGACGAGACCAAGAAGGATGATGAAGCATGA
- the rpsJ gene encoding 30S ribosomal protein S10, translated as MQSQNIRIRLKAFDYRVLDASTQEIVNTAKRTGADVRGPIPLPNKIEKFTVLRGPHVNKKSRDQWEIRTHKRLLDIVDPTPQTVDALMKLDLAAGVDVQISV; from the coding sequence ATGCAAAGCCAGAACATTCGCATTCGGCTGAAGGCGTTCGATTACCGCGTACTGGATGCCAGCACGCAGGAAATCGTGAACACCGCGAAACGCACGGGCGCCGACGTCCGTGGCCCGATTCCGCTGCCGAACAAGATTGAAAAATTCACCGTTCTGCGTGGTCCCCACGTGAACAAGAAATCCCGCGATCAATGGGAAATCCGCACGCACAAGCGCCTGCTGGACATCGTTGATCCGACCCCGCAGACCGTGGACGCGCTGATGAAGCTCGACCTGGCCGCCGGCGTCGACGTTCAGATTTCGGTCTAA
- the fusA gene encoding elongation factor G, producing MARDYALERYRNFGIMAHIDAGKTTCSERILFYTGKNHNMGETHEGASTMDWMEQEQERGITITSAATTTFWQRQNDPTQEGTSETKYRMNIIDTPGHVDFTIEVERSLAVLDGAVAVLDANAGVEPQTETVWRQADRYKVPRVVFVNKMDKIGADFFNCVKMIKDRTGATPAPIQIPIGSETELEGLVDLVTMEEWVWAGEDLGANWTRGPIRESLKDVADEWRANLIECAVEMDDTAMEGYLEGVEPDEDTLRKLIRKGTLSLSFVPILCGSAFKNKGVQPLLNAVVDYLPSPKDVVDYMGFAPEDETETRNIPRRADDEMPFSGLAFKIMNDPFVGSLTFTRIYSGKIKKGDTVQNTTKGRKERIGRMMMMHSIQREEIEEAFAGDIIALAGLKDTTTGDTLSDVKEQVVLETMTFPDPVIEIAVEPKTKGDQEKMSTGLARLAAEDPSFRVETDQESGQTIMKGMGELHLDILVDRLRREFKVDANIGAPQVAYRETIGHEVEHTYTHKKQSGGSGQFAEVKMVISPTEPGEGFSFESRVVGGSVPKEYIPGVEKGIRSVMDSGPLAGFPVIDFKVALIDGKFHDVDSSVMAFEIAGRMGMREGLRKAGAKLLEPIMKVEVITPDEYTGGIIGDLTSRRGQISGQENRGNAIAIDCNVPLANMFGYINTLRSMSSGRAQFTMQFSHYDPVPSNISEEIQAKFA from the coding sequence ATGGCACGCGACTACGCTCTAGAACGCTACCGTAACTTCGGCATCATGGCCCATATCGATGCAGGTAAGACAACCTGCAGCGAACGGATCCTGTTCTACACAGGTAAGAACCACAACATGGGTGAAACCCATGAAGGTGCCTCGACCATGGACTGGATGGAGCAGGAGCAGGAGCGTGGAATCACGATCACTTCGGCTGCGACCACCACGTTCTGGCAGCGCCAGAACGATCCTACCCAGGAAGGTACGTCGGAAACCAAGTATCGCATGAACATCATCGATACACCCGGCCACGTCGACTTCACCATCGAAGTCGAGCGTTCGCTGGCCGTTCTCGACGGTGCGGTTGCGGTTCTCGACGCCAACGCCGGCGTCGAGCCCCAGACCGAGACCGTCTGGCGCCAGGCCGACCGTTACAAGGTGCCGCGGGTCGTGTTCGTCAACAAGATGGACAAGATCGGCGCCGACTTCTTCAACTGCGTCAAGATGATCAAGGACCGGACGGGCGCCACGCCTGCACCGATCCAGATCCCGATCGGCTCGGAAACCGAGCTCGAGGGCCTGGTCGATCTGGTCACGATGGAAGAGTGGGTCTGGGCCGGCGAAGATCTGGGTGCGAACTGGACACGTGGTCCGATCCGCGAAAGCCTGAAGGATGTGGCCGACGAATGGCGTGCAAACCTGATCGAATGCGCCGTTGAAATGGACGATACGGCCATGGAAGGGTATCTGGAGGGCGTCGAGCCTGACGAAGATACCCTGCGCAAGCTGATCCGCAAGGGCACGCTGTCGCTGTCTTTCGTTCCGATCCTGTGCGGCTCGGCGTTCAAGAACAAGGGTGTGCAGCCGTTGCTGAACGCCGTTGTCGACTACCTGCCCAGCCCCAAGGACGTTGTCGATTACATGGGCTTTGCCCCCGAGGACGAGACCGAGACCCGCAACATCCCGCGCCGCGCGGATGACGAGATGCCGTTCTCCGGCCTTGCATTCAAGATCATGAACGACCCGTTCGTCGGCTCGCTGACCTTCACCCGCATCTATTCGGGCAAGATCAAGAAGGGTGATACCGTCCAGAACACGACCAAGGGCAGGAAAGAGCGCATCGGTCGTATGATGATGATGCACTCGATCCAGCGCGAAGAGATCGAAGAGGCATTTGCCGGGGACATCATCGCACTTGCGGGCCTGAAGGACACGACCACGGGTGACACGCTGAGCGACGTCAAGGAACAGGTTGTTCTGGAAACGATGACCTTCCCCGATCCGGTGATCGAGATCGCGGTCGAGCCCAAAACCAAGGGCGACCAGGAGAAGATGTCGACAGGCCTCGCACGTTTGGCGGCCGAGGATCCGTCGTTCCGCGTGGAAACCGATCAGGAATCCGGTCAGACGATCATGAAAGGAATGGGCGAGCTTCATCTCGACATTCTGGTGGATCGTCTGCGCCGCGAATTCAAGGTCGACGCCAATATCGGTGCGCCTCAGGTGGCTTATCGTGAGACGATCGGTCACGAGGTCGAGCATACCTATACCCACAAGAAACAGTCGGGTGGGTCCGGTCAGTTCGCCGAGGTCAAGATGGTTATCTCGCCGACAGAGCCCGGCGAAGGTTTCTCGTTCGAGAGCCGCGTCGTCGGTGGTTCGGTGCCCAAGGAATATATTCCCGGCGTCGAAAAAGGTATCCGCTCGGTCATGGACAGTGGTCCGCTGGCGGGCTTCCCGGTTATCGACTTCAAGGTCGCGCTGATCGATGGCAAGTTCCACGATGTGGACTCCAGCGTCATGGCGTTCGAGATTGCCGGTCGCATGGGCATGCGCGAAGGCCTGCGCAAAGCAGGTGCCAAGCTGCTGGAGCCGATCATGAAGGTCGAGGTCATCACGCCTGACGAATATACCGGCGGGATCATCGGCGATCTTACATCGCGCCGTGGTCAGATTTCGGGACAGGAAAATCGCGGCAATGCCATCGCGATCGACTGTAACGTGCCGCTGGCCAACATGTTCGGTTACATCAACACGCTGCGCTCCATGTCTTCGGGCCGGGCCCAGTTCACGATGCAGTTCTCGCATTACGACCCCGTGCCGAGCAACATCTCGGAAGAGATCCAGGCCAAATTCGCTTAA